In one window of Miscanthus floridulus cultivar M001 chromosome 12, ASM1932011v1, whole genome shotgun sequence DNA:
- the LOC136495630 gene encoding L10-interacting MYB domain-containing protein-like, which yields MADWTDENVRIVCELFAEQVEIGNRSSTHLNKAGFTNVIQKFKQRTGILYTRKQFKNKWEKMKVEYGIWKQLVDRQTSIGWDDSDKNIDMPEEWWKKMANAVKGSGRFRYKGLQNEDNLSIMFEDLHNTGDDHWGPSSGVAPSQAIPLDDDDEDEGENEDDSDPDEVTPSARPKRGKSQDNDMDDSGSDEDDDDFKIKALRVLQSAQNNIFCTALLLSKYYLTYLHKNEPRIARTDWIC from the exons ATGGCTGACTGGACCGATGAAAATGTTAGGATAGTTTGTGAGCTTTTTGCCGAACAAGTGGAGATTGGAAATCGTTCAAGTACTCATTTGAACAAAGCTGGTTTCACAAATGTGATCCAAAAGTTCAAACAGAGGACAGGAATTCTGTACACAAGAAAGCAGTTTAAAAATAAATGGGAGAAGATGAAAGTTGAGTATGGTATTTGGAAGCAATTGGTTGATAGGCAGACCAGTATTGGATGGGATGACAGTGACAAGAATATTGACATGCCTGAAGAATGGTGGAAGAAGATGGCAAAT GCTGTCAAGGGATCAGGACGTTTTCGATATAAAGGCCTTCAAAATGAGGACAACCTGAGCATAATGTTTGAAGACCTTCATAACACGGGTGACGACCATTGGGGTCCCTCTAGCGGTGTAGCACCATCACAGGCTATACctttggatgatgatgatgaagatgagggcGAGAATGAAGATGATAGTGACCCTGATGAAGTAACACCAAGTGCCAGACCCAAAAGAGGTAAATCTCAAG ATAATGATATGGATGACAGTGGgagtgatgaggatgatgatgacttcAAAATAAAGGCTTTGAGAGTGTTGCAGtctgctcaaaataatattttctGTACTGCACTTCTTCTCAGCAAGTATTATTTGACATACCTTCATAAGAATGAGCCAAGAATAGCTAGGACAGACTGGATATGCTAA